Proteins encoded within one genomic window of Empedobacter falsenii:
- a CDS encoding transposase has protein sequence MSLFYKIHLGSMIHKRVDELDYSTEKLCKFLKLTNAELLEIYKKESLESNLILKFSKLLDYDFFRIYSQHLILYSAKENKSENNIKSKLPNFKKNVYTHEIIDYILSKINSNEMTPSEVIKRYNIPKNTLYKWLKKYSN, from the coding sequence ATGAGTTTATTTTATAAAATCCATTTAGGTAGTATGATTCATAAAAGAGTTGATGAATTAGATTACAGTACTGAAAAACTATGTAAATTCTTAAAATTAACTAACGCAGAATTATTAGAAATTTATAAAAAAGAGTCTTTAGAAAGTAATCTAATCCTTAAATTTTCTAAATTGTTAGATTACGATTTCTTTAGAATTTATTCACAACATTTAATATTATATTCTGCAAAAGAAAATAAATCAGAAAACAATATTAAAAGTAAACTACCTAACTTTAAAAAAAATGTATATACCCATGAAATAATAGATTATATTCTTTCAAAAATAAATTCAAATGAAATGACTCCTTCTGAAGTTATAAAGAGATATAATATACCTAAGAATACTCTATATAAGTGGTTAAAAAAATATAGTAATTAA
- a CDS encoding MarR family winged helix-turn-helix transcriptional regulator, producing MNYKLLYDIIDLMEDFEINSNEYYPKDINGFKKWISDEHIKKLDREEPDWEGKENGRSPESVISTLFVHLNRYGKSYSRSLMYDSPFSSQDDFIFLINLKAFGPMTKMELIKKNIQDKPAGIQIINRLIKQGWVEQHDSDLDKRKKVIHLTESGVQILEEYMDKIRMATNIVSGNLLYSEKIQLINLLSKLDFFHKQIFEENIYVSELLDKANEEYLRVNK from the coding sequence ATGAACTATAAATTGCTATATGATATCATTGATTTGATGGAGGATTTTGAAATTAATTCAAATGAATACTATCCAAAAGATATTAATGGGTTCAAAAAATGGATTTCAGACGAACATATTAAAAAGTTAGATAGGGAAGAACCTGATTGGGAGGGCAAAGAAAATGGTAGATCCCCTGAAAGTGTTATATCTACGCTTTTCGTTCATCTTAATAGATATGGCAAAAGTTATTCAAGATCATTAATGTATGATTCTCCTTTTTCGAGTCAAGATGATTTTATATTTTTAATTAATTTAAAAGCATTTGGTCCTATGACTAAAATGGAGTTGATTAAGAAGAATATACAAGATAAACCTGCAGGAATCCAAATTATTAATCGACTTATAAAACAAGGTTGGGTTGAGCAGCATGATTCTGATTTAGATAAAAGAAAAAAGGTCATTCATTTAACTGAATCTGGTGTCCAAATATTAGAAGAGTATATGGATAAAATAAGAATGGCTACAAATATTGTTAGTGGTAATCTATTATATAGTGAAAAAATACAGCTTATAAACTTATTGAGCAAATTGGATTTCTTTCATAAACAGATTTTTGAAGAAAATATATATGTTTCAGAATTGCTTGATAAAGCCAATGAAGAGTATCTTAGAGTAAATAAATAA
- a CDS encoding helix-turn-helix domain-containing protein gives MSSPNYKLIFEDILSDLYPEKKDLCTKILSKDNLNIFDILTLNKLIFGNSLNNRNNKFKTYSEEEILYILKFKKNNKLKNIEIAEHFNLSRNTITKWLKKYNDNY, from the coding sequence ATGAGTAGCCCAAATTATAAACTAATTTTTGAGGATATTTTGAGTGATTTGTATCCTGAAAAAAAAGACTTATGCACTAAAATTTTATCAAAAGATAATCTTAACATTTTTGATATTCTTACTTTAAATAAATTAATTTTTGGAAATAGTTTAAATAATCGAAATAATAAATTTAAAACTTATTCAGAAGAAGAAATTCTATATATTTTAAAATTTAAAAAAAATAACAAATTAAAAAATATAGAAATTGCTGAGCATTTCAATTTAAGTAGAAATACAATAACAAAATGGCTGAAAAAATACAACGATAATTATTAA